In Geobacillus kaustophilus, a genomic segment contains:
- the sufC gene encoding Fe-S cluster assembly ATPase SufC, which yields MAVLTIRNLHVSVEGKEILKGVDLEVKGGEIHAIMGPNGTGKSTLASAVMGHPKYEVTEGEITLDGQNVLEMEVDERARAGLFLAMQYPSEISGVTNADFLRAAINARLGEGNEISLMKFIRKLDEKMAFLEMNPDMAHRYLNEGFSGGEKKRNEILQLMMLEPKIAILDEIDSGLDIDALKIVAKGVNEMRSSEFGCLIITHYQRLLNYITPDYVHVMMQGRIVKSGGPELAQRLEAEGYDWIKKELGIEDETVGQEA from the coding sequence ATGGCAGTATTGACGATTCGAAATCTTCACGTCTCCGTGGAGGGAAAAGAAATTTTAAAAGGAGTGGACTTGGAAGTAAAAGGCGGGGAAATCCACGCCATCATGGGTCCGAACGGGACGGGGAAATCGACGCTGGCATCGGCCGTTATGGGCCATCCGAAATATGAGGTGACCGAGGGCGAGATTACGCTTGACGGCCAAAACGTCTTGGAGATGGAAGTCGATGAGCGGGCGCGCGCCGGCCTGTTTTTGGCGATGCAATACCCAAGCGAAATCAGCGGAGTGACGAACGCCGACTTTTTGCGCGCTGCGATCAATGCCCGGCTTGGGGAGGGCAACGAAATTTCGCTCATGAAATTCATCCGCAAGCTCGATGAAAAAATGGCGTTTCTCGAAATGAACCCGGATATGGCGCACCGTTACTTGAACGAAGGATTCTCGGGCGGGGAGAAAAAGCGGAACGAAATTTTGCAATTGATGATGCTCGAGCCGAAAATCGCCATTTTGGACGAGATCGACTCCGGATTGGACATTGACGCGCTGAAAATTGTGGCCAAAGGCGTCAACGAAATGCGCAGCAGCGAATTCGGCTGTTTGATCATCACTCACTACCAACGGTTATTGAACTACATCACGCCGGATTACGTGCACGTCATGATGCAAGGGCGCATCGTCAAATCGGGCGGTCCGGAACTGGCGCAGCGGCTTGAGGCCGAAGGGTACGACTGGATCAAAAAAGAGCTTGGCATCGAAGACGAAACGGTCGGACAAGAAGCGTAA
- the sufU gene encoding Fe-S cluster assembly sulfur transfer protein SufU, protein MSSNHPLDQLYRQVIMDHYKNPRNRGVLEGTNVDVNMNNPTCGDRIHLTMKVEDGKVADVKFEGEGCSISMSSASMMTQAIKGKTVEEALRLAHIFSDMIQGKEYDDSVDLGDIEALQGVSKFPARIKCATLAWKALEKGLNNQ, encoded by the coding sequence ATGTCTTCTAACCATCCGCTGGATCAGCTTTACCGCCAAGTCATTATGGACCATTATAAAAACCCGCGCAACCGCGGGGTGCTTGAAGGAACGAACGTCGACGTCAACATGAACAACCCGACGTGCGGCGACCGCATCCACTTGACGATGAAAGTCGAGGACGGAAAAGTCGCCGACGTCAAATTTGAAGGGGAAGGCTGTTCGATTTCGATGTCGTCGGCGTCGATGATGACGCAGGCGATCAAAGGAAAAACGGTGGAGGAAGCGCTTCGGCTCGCCCACATTTTTTCCGACATGATCCAAGGGAAAGAGTACGACGATTCCGTCGACCTTGGCGACATCGAGGCGCTTCAAGGCGTTTCCAAATTTCCCGCCCGCATCAAATGCGCGACATTGGCGTGGAAAGCGCTCGAAAAAGGCCTCAACAATCAATGA
- a CDS encoding MetQ/NlpA family ABC transporter substrate-binding protein — MKKWLGVLLAAILVLALAACGGNKNDNAEGGKDGKLVKLKVGASNVPHAEILEKAKPILKKKGIDLEIITFQDYILPNKALAEKQIDANYFQHIPYLESQKKEYGYDFVNAGGIHIEPIGLYSKKYKSIEELPDGATIIMSNSVADHGRILSMLQEKGLIKLKPGVDKTKATVNDIVENPKHLKFKADVDAGLLPQIYKNGEGDAVLINANYALDAGLDPAKDPIAVESPKNNPYVNIIAVRKGDENRKEIKTLVEVLQSKEIQDFIKEKYHGAVIPAAENNQ; from the coding sequence ATGAAAAAATGGTTGGGTGTTTTGCTCGCTGCCATCCTTGTGTTGGCCTTGGCGGCATGCGGCGGCAACAAGAACGACAACGCGGAAGGCGGCAAAGACGGCAAATTGGTGAAGCTGAAAGTCGGCGCTTCGAACGTGCCGCATGCGGAAATTTTGGAAAAAGCGAAACCGATTTTGAAGAAAAAAGGCATCGACTTGGAGATCATCACATTCCAAGATTACATCTTGCCGAACAAAGCGTTGGCGGAGAAGCAAATCGATGCCAACTACTTCCAACACATCCCGTATTTAGAATCGCAAAAGAAAGAATACGGTTATGATTTCGTCAACGCCGGCGGCATTCATATCGAGCCGATCGGCTTATACTCGAAAAAATACAAAAGCATTGAAGAACTGCCGGACGGTGCGACGATCATCATGAGCAACTCGGTCGCCGACCATGGCCGCATTTTGTCGATGCTGCAAGAAAAAGGGCTCATTAAATTGAAACCGGGCGTCGATAAAACGAAAGCGACGGTCAACGACATAGTGGAAAACCCGAAACATTTGAAATTTAAGGCCGACGTCGACGCTGGGCTGCTTCCGCAAATTTACAAAAACGGCGAAGGCGATGCCGTGCTGATCAACGCCAACTATGCGCTTGATGCCGGTTTGGATCCGGCGAAAGACCCGATCGCCGTTGAATCGCCGAAAAACAATCCGTATGTGAACATTATTGCGGTGCGCAAAGGCGATGAAAACCGGAAAGAAATCAAAACGCTTGTCGAAGTGCTGCAATCGAAAGAAATTCAAGATTTTATCAAAGAAAAATACCACGGCGCCGTCATTCCAGCGGCGGAAAACAATCAATAA
- a CDS encoding cysteine desulfurase, whose product MNVNEIRALFPILHQQVNGHPLIYFDSAATSQKPLPVIEALDRYYREYNSNVHRGVHTLGTKATDAYEGAREKVRRFLNAQSAQEIIFTRGTTASLNLVAASYGRANVKEGDEIVITYMEHHSNLIPWQQLAKQTGATLKYIPLQEDGTIDWGDVEATITKAAKIVAIAHVSNVLGTINPVREIARLAHERGAVVVVDAAQSAPHMKIDVQELDCDFLAFSGHKMCGPTGIGVLYGKKKWLEQMEPVEFGGEMIDFVDLYDSTWKELPWKFEGGTPIIAGAIGLGAAIDFLEQVGLDAIAAHEHELAQYALERMADIEGVTVYGPKERAGLVTFNIDGVHPHDVATVLDAEGIAIRAGHHCAQPLMKWLHVTATARASFYLYNTKEEIDRFVAALQKAKEYFSHVF is encoded by the coding sequence ATGAATGTCAACGAAATTCGCGCGTTGTTTCCGATTTTGCACCAACAAGTCAACGGCCATCCGCTCATTTATTTTGACAGCGCGGCAACGTCGCAAAAGCCGCTGCCGGTGATCGAGGCGCTTGACCGCTATTACCGCGAATACAACTCGAACGTCCATCGCGGCGTCCATACGCTTGGGACGAAAGCGACCGACGCATATGAAGGAGCGCGCGAAAAAGTGCGGCGGTTTTTAAACGCCCAATCGGCGCAGGAAATCATTTTTACGCGCGGCACGACGGCGTCGCTCAACTTGGTCGCTGCAAGCTACGGGCGCGCCAATGTCAAAGAAGGCGACGAGATCGTCATCACGTACATGGAGCATCACAGCAACTTGATCCCATGGCAGCAGCTGGCGAAGCAAACGGGCGCGACGCTGAAATATATTCCGCTGCAGGAAGACGGCACGATCGATTGGGGCGATGTCGAAGCGACCATCACCAAAGCGGCGAAGATTGTCGCCATCGCTCATGTGTCGAACGTGCTCGGGACGATCAATCCGGTGCGGGAGATCGCCCGCCTCGCCCATGAGCGCGGGGCGGTCGTCGTCGTCGATGCGGCGCAAAGCGCTCCGCATATGAAAATCGACGTCCAAGAGCTCGATTGCGACTTTTTGGCGTTTTCCGGCCATAAAATGTGCGGGCCGACGGGAATCGGCGTATTATATGGCAAAAAGAAATGGCTTGAGCAGATGGAGCCGGTCGAGTTCGGCGGGGAAATGATCGATTTCGTCGATCTGTACGATTCGACGTGGAAAGAGCTGCCGTGGAAGTTTGAAGGCGGCACGCCGATCATCGCTGGGGCGATCGGCCTTGGCGCGGCGATCGATTTCCTCGAGCAAGTCGGCTTGGACGCCATCGCCGCCCACGAGCACGAGCTGGCGCAATATGCGCTTGAACGAATGGCGGACATCGAAGGCGTCACCGTCTACGGTCCGAAAGAGCGGGCGGGGCTTGTCACGTTCAACATCGACGGGGTGCATCCGCACGATGTGGCGACCGTCCTTGACGCCGAAGGGATCGCCATCCGCGCCGGCCACCATTGCGCCCAGCCGCTCATGAAATGGCTTCATGTGACGGCGACCGCCCGGGCAAGCTTCTATCTGTACAACACGAAAGAGGAAATCGACCGGTTTGTGGCCGCATTACAGAAAGCGAAGGAGTACTTCAGCCATGTCTTCTAA
- a CDS encoding SCP2 sterol-binding domain-containing protein: MEMRELIGQFVERMQGLRHLMPILPDEQLCVRFESGDETMLLMVGKESAAVEAENDERKTLTVRGSKEALASLLNGELKLQQLVRLQEVHVSGSFRHLLLLESLLHLAKPYRHVG; the protein is encoded by the coding sequence ATGGAAATGCGTGAATTGATCGGGCAATTCGTGGAACGGATGCAAGGGTTGCGCCATTTGATGCCGATTTTGCCGGATGAACAGCTGTGCGTTCGCTTTGAAAGCGGGGATGAAACCATGCTGTTGATGGTTGGCAAGGAGTCGGCTGCTGTCGAGGCGGAAAACGATGAACGGAAAACATTGACGGTGCGCGGCTCCAAAGAGGCGCTCGCGTCCTTGCTAAACGGCGAACTGAAGCTGCAGCAGCTCGTCCGGCTGCAAGAAGTGCACGTGTCAGGAAGCTTCCGCCATCTGTTGCTGCTTGAGTCGCTCCTCCATTTGGCCAAGCCGTATCGGCACGTCGGATAG
- a CDS encoding methionine ABC transporter permease: protein MLADLLPNVQWGKMWAATVETLYMTGMAVAATFVLGIVLGLLLFLTSKGNLWENRWINAVIAAFVNIFRSIPFIILIILLIPFTTWLVGTMLGANAALPALIIGAAPFYARMVEIALREIDKGVIEAAQAMGASTWTIIWKVLLPESLPALVSGITVTAVSLVGYTAMAGAIGAGGLGNLAYLEGFQRNHNDVTFVATVLVLIIVFVIQFIGDFVTSKIDKR, encoded by the coding sequence ATGCTCGCTGACCTTCTGCCGAACGTGCAATGGGGGAAGATGTGGGCGGCGACGGTTGAGACGCTGTACATGACCGGGATGGCGGTCGCGGCCACATTCGTCCTCGGGATCGTTCTTGGTCTGCTCTTATTTTTGACGTCGAAGGGCAACCTGTGGGAAAACCGGTGGATCAATGCGGTCATCGCTGCGTTCGTCAATATTTTTCGCTCCATTCCGTTTATTATTTTAATTATTTTGCTCATTCCGTTTACAACATGGCTCGTCGGGACGATGCTCGGGGCCAATGCGGCGCTTCCGGCGCTCATTATCGGGGCGGCTCCGTTTTACGCCCGCATGGTGGAGATCGCCCTCCGCGAAATTGACAAAGGCGTCATCGAAGCAGCCCAAGCGATGGGCGCCTCAACGTGGACGATTATTTGGAAAGTGCTCTTGCCCGAATCGCTTCCGGCGCTTGTCTCCGGCATTACGGTGACGGCGGTGTCGCTTGTCGGCTATACGGCGATGGCTGGAGCCATCGGCGCCGGCGGACTTGGGAACTTGGCGTATTTGGAAGGGTTCCAGCGCAACCATAACGATGTGACGTTTGTCGCTACCGTATTGGTGCTTATCATTGTCTTTGTCATTCAGTTTATCGGTGACTTTGTCACTTCGAAAATTGATAAACGATAA
- a CDS encoding carboxymuconolactone decarboxylase family protein — protein MNNRTHASVETALRHYKEGLGAFTQKLPNVAERFNAFTEACFAEGALSKKEKQLIALGISVAAQDEYCTIYHAKGCLDEGASEQEILEACAVAAAFGGGAAMSQAVTLVQECLGELREAH, from the coding sequence ATGAACAACCGAACACACGCATCTGTCGAAACAGCGCTTCGCCACTACAAGGAAGGGCTTGGGGCGTTCACCCAAAAACTTCCGAACGTGGCCGAGCGGTTTAACGCCTTTACGGAAGCATGCTTTGCTGAAGGGGCGCTGTCGAAAAAAGAAAAACAATTGATCGCCCTTGGCATCAGCGTGGCGGCGCAAGATGAGTATTGCACGATTTACCATGCGAAAGGCTGCCTTGATGAAGGGGCGTCGGAGCAAGAAATTTTGGAAGCATGCGCGGTGGCGGCCGCGTTTGGCGGCGGGGCGGCGATGAGCCAGGCGGTGACGCTTGTGCAGGAATGCCTCGGCGAGCTGCGGGAGGCTCACTAG
- the sufB gene encoding Fe-S cluster assembly protein SufB, giving the protein MAKKAPEIGEYKYGFVDKDVSVFRAQRGLTREVVEEISRMKNEPQWMLEFRLKALDIFYSKPMPQWGGDLSSLDFDEITYYVKPTEKSGRSWDEVPAEIKATFDKLGIPEAEQKYLAGVSAQYESEVVYHNMKEDLEKLGVIFKDTDSALKENEDLFREYFAKVVPPTDNKFAALNSAVWSGGSFIYVPKGVKVDTPLQAYFRINSENMGQFERTLIIVDEGAHVHYVEGCTAPIYTTNSLHSAVVEIIVKKGAYCRYTTIQNWANNVFNLVTKRAVCEENATMEWIDGNIGSKLTMKYPAVILKGEGARGLTLSIAIAGKGQHQDAGAKMIHLAPNTSSTIVSKSISKQGGKVTYRGMVHFGRKASGSRSNIECDTLILDNQSTSDTIPYNEILNDNVSLEHEAKVSKVSEEQLFYLMSRGISEQEATEMIVMGFIEPFTRELPMEYAVEMNRLIKFEMEGSIG; this is encoded by the coding sequence ATGGCGAAAAAAGCCCCGGAAATCGGTGAATACAAGTACGGCTTCGTCGACAAGGACGTCTCCGTCTTCCGCGCCCAGCGCGGCTTGACGCGCGAAGTCGTCGAAGAAATTTCGCGGATGAAAAACGAGCCGCAATGGATGCTCGAGTTCCGCTTAAAAGCGCTCGACATCTTCTACAGCAAACCGATGCCGCAATGGGGCGGCGACTTGTCAAGCCTCGATTTTGATGAAATTACGTACTACGTCAAGCCGACGGAAAAATCGGGCCGCTCGTGGGATGAAGTGCCGGCGGAGATCAAAGCGACGTTCGATAAATTAGGGATTCCAGAGGCGGAACAAAAATATTTGGCCGGCGTCTCGGCGCAATACGAATCCGAAGTCGTCTACCACAACATGAAAGAAGACCTCGAAAAGCTTGGCGTCATCTTTAAAGACACCGACTCGGCGCTCAAGGAAAACGAAGATTTGTTCCGCGAGTATTTCGCCAAAGTCGTGCCGCCGACGGACAACAAATTTGCCGCGCTCAACTCGGCCGTCTGGTCGGGCGGTTCGTTCATCTACGTCCCGAAAGGCGTCAAAGTCGATACGCCGCTTCAGGCGTACTTCCGCATCAACTCGGAAAACATGGGGCAGTTTGAACGGACGCTCATCATCGTCGACGAAGGGGCGCACGTCCATTACGTCGAAGGCTGTACAGCGCCGATTTATACGACGAACTCGCTCCATAGCGCAGTCGTGGAAATCATCGTCAAAAAAGGCGCCTACTGCCGCTACACGACGATCCAAAACTGGGCGAACAACGTCTTCAACTTGGTGACGAAGCGCGCCGTCTGCGAAGAAAACGCGACAATGGAATGGATTGACGGCAACATCGGCTCGAAGCTGACGATGAAATACCCGGCCGTCATCTTAAAAGGCGAAGGGGCGCGCGGCTTGACGCTGTCGATCGCCATCGCCGGCAAAGGCCAGCACCAAGACGCCGGGGCGAAAATGATCCATCTGGCGCCGAATACATCGTCGACGATCGTCTCGAAGTCGATCTCGAAACAAGGCGGAAAGGTGACGTATCGCGGGATGGTCCATTTCGGCCGCAAAGCGTCCGGCTCGCGCTCCAACATCGAATGCGATACGCTCATTCTCGACAACCAGTCGACGTCGGACACGATTCCGTACAACGAGATTCTCAACGACAACGTGTCGCTCGAACACGAAGCGAAAGTGTCGAAAGTCTCCGAAGAGCAGCTGTTCTACTTGATGAGCCGCGGCATTTCCGAGCAGGAAGCGACGGAAATGATCGTCATGGGCTTCATCGAGCCGTTCACAAGAGAGCTGCCGATGGAATACGCAGTCGAGATGAACCGGTTGATCAAGTTCGAGATGGAAGGAAGCATCGGATAA
- a CDS encoding thioredoxin family protein, whose product MKTIDRNDVKRVVGDEPLLALYLYTPLCGTCQLAKRMLVVVEQLFPALPFYETDINYIPEQAAEWKIESVPCLLLFMGGTIAGKWYAFHSVPYLYEVIQARLPH is encoded by the coding sequence GTGAAAACGATTGACCGAAACGATGTTAAACGAGTGGTAGGGGACGAGCCGCTCCTAGCCCTTTACTTGTATACACCGCTGTGCGGCACATGCCAGCTGGCAAAACGGATGCTTGTGGTGGTGGAACAGTTGTTTCCGGCGCTGCCGTTTTACGAAACAGACATTAACTATATCCCCGAGCAGGCGGCCGAGTGGAAAATTGAAAGCGTCCCTTGCCTGCTTCTTTTTATGGGTGGAACGATCGCAGGCAAGTGGTATGCCTTTCATTCCGTTCCGTATTTGTACGAAGTGATTCAAGCCCGTTTGCCGCACTGA
- the sufD gene encoding Fe-S cluster assembly protein SufD produces MATETKIPFEQSYIRTFSSGRGEPDWLTVRRLEALELAERLPLPKPEKTKIDKWNFTEFARHTVDSAPYDGLDDLPEAVKALIEAGEGTKNLYVQRNHTPAYVSLSDELKEKGVIFTDIFTAASEHGDLLKNYFMRAVKPDEHRLAALHAALFNGGVFVYVPKNVEIETPLQAVYIQDEDDIALFNHVIVVAEDNSRVVFVENYISASREGKAVANVVAEVFAQANASVFFAAVDHLAKGTTTYVNRRGIAGRDGRIEWALGLMNDGNTVSENITRLVGDGSFGDAKTVAVSRGEQVQNFTTSIIHYGKHTEGSILKHGVVRDSATSIFNGIGKIEHGASKSNAEQESRVLMLSEKARGDANPILLIDEDDVMAGHAASVGRVDPIQLYYLMSRGIPRRDAERLIIHGFLAPVVEAIPIEGVKNQLIEVIERKVQS; encoded by the coding sequence ATGGCGACAGAAACGAAAATCCCATTTGAGCAGTCATACATCCGCACGTTCTCAAGCGGTCGCGGCGAGCCGGACTGGCTGACGGTACGGCGCCTTGAGGCGCTTGAGCTGGCGGAGCGGCTGCCGCTTCCGAAACCGGAGAAAACGAAAATCGACAAATGGAATTTCACCGAGTTCGCCCGCCACACGGTCGACAGCGCGCCGTATGATGGTCTTGACGATTTGCCGGAAGCGGTCAAGGCGCTCATTGAAGCAGGCGAAGGAACGAAAAACTTGTACGTGCAGCGCAACCATACGCCGGCGTACGTGTCGCTGTCCGATGAGTTGAAAGAAAAAGGCGTCATTTTCACCGACATCTTCACAGCAGCGAGCGAGCATGGCGACTTGCTGAAAAACTATTTTATGAGGGCTGTCAAGCCGGATGAGCACCGCCTCGCCGCGCTCCATGCGGCGCTGTTTAACGGCGGCGTGTTCGTTTACGTTCCGAAAAACGTGGAGATCGAAACGCCGCTTCAAGCCGTCTACATTCAAGATGAGGATGACATCGCCTTGTTCAACCACGTCATCGTTGTCGCGGAAGACAACAGCCGCGTCGTGTTTGTCGAAAACTATATATCGGCAAGCAGGGAAGGAAAAGCGGTCGCCAATGTGGTCGCCGAGGTGTTTGCCCAAGCGAACGCAAGCGTCTTTTTCGCCGCCGTCGACCATTTGGCAAAAGGCACAACGACGTATGTCAATCGGCGCGGCATTGCTGGGCGCGACGGACGGATCGAATGGGCGCTCGGGCTGATGAATGACGGCAACACGGTCTCCGAGAACATCACCCGCCTTGTCGGCGACGGCTCGTTCGGCGATGCGAAAACGGTCGCGGTCAGCCGCGGCGAGCAAGTGCAAAACTTTACGACCAGCATTATTCATTACGGCAAGCATACAGAAGGAAGCATTTTAAAACACGGCGTCGTCCGCGACAGCGCGACCTCAATTTTCAACGGCATCGGCAAAATTGAGCACGGCGCGTCGAAGTCAAACGCCGAGCAAGAGTCGCGCGTCTTGATGCTGAGCGAAAAAGCGCGCGGCGATGCGAACCCGATTTTGCTCATTGATGAAGACGACGTCATGGCTGGCCACGCGGCATCGGTGGGACGCGTCGATCCGATTCAATTGTATTACTTAATGAGCCGCGGCATTCCGAGACGCGACGCGGAACGACTCATCATCCACGGCTTTTTGGCGCCGGTTGTCGAAGCGATTCCGATTGAAGGCGTGAAAAACCAATTAATCGAAGTGATTGAAAGGAAAGTTCAATCATGA
- a CDS encoding methionine ABC transporter ATP-binding protein, whose product MITLEQVTKIYQAANGSVTAVDNVSLEIREGEIFGIIGYSGAGKSTLIRLLNGLEKPTSGQVIVAGRDMARVKGRELRKARQEIGMIFQHFNLLWSRTVRENIAFPLEIAGVPKGERQKRVDELIELVGLAGREDAYPSQLSGGQKQRVGIARALANSPKVLLCDEATSALDPQTTDAILDLLVDINKRLGLTIVLITHEMHVIRKICDRVAVMESGRIVEQGDVLHVFRHPQQPITKRFVQQLIEPEETEEAISHLFGQYPSGLIAQLTFVGAAAGKPLITEVVRQFAVDVNILQGKISQTHQGAYGVLFVHLDGAADEIARALDYIQRRQVAVEVIHDAR is encoded by the coding sequence ATGATTACACTCGAACAAGTGACGAAAATCTATCAAGCGGCCAACGGCTCGGTCACGGCCGTCGACAACGTGTCGCTTGAGATTCGCGAAGGGGAAATTTTCGGCATCATCGGCTACAGCGGCGCGGGGAAAAGCACGCTCATCCGATTGCTCAATGGGCTCGAGAAGCCGACGAGCGGCCAAGTGATCGTCGCCGGGCGCGATATGGCGCGCGTGAAAGGGCGAGAGCTGCGCAAGGCGCGCCAAGAAATCGGGATGATTTTTCAGCACTTCAACTTGCTTTGGTCGCGCACGGTCAGGGAAAACATTGCGTTTCCGCTCGAGATCGCGGGCGTTCCGAAGGGGGAGCGGCAAAAGCGGGTTGACGAACTCATCGAGCTCGTCGGGCTCGCGGGACGGGAAGATGCGTATCCGTCGCAGCTGAGCGGGGGACAAAAGCAGCGCGTCGGCATCGCCCGGGCGCTCGCCAACAGCCCGAAAGTGCTGCTGTGCGACGAGGCGACATCAGCGCTTGACCCGCAGACGACTGATGCGATTTTGGACTTGCTCGTTGACATCAACAAGCGGCTCGGGCTGACGATTGTGCTCATCACCCATGAAATGCACGTCATCCGCAAAATTTGCGACCGCGTTGCGGTGATGGAAAGCGGCCGAATCGTCGAGCAAGGCGACGTGCTGCATGTGTTCCGCCACCCGCAGCAGCCGATTACGAAACGGTTCGTCCAACAATTGATCGAGCCCGAGGAGACGGAAGAGGCGATTTCCCATTTGTTTGGCCAATACCCGAGCGGGCTGATCGCCCAGCTGACGTTCGTCGGCGCGGCCGCCGGAAAGCCGCTCATCACCGAAGTGGTGCGTCAGTTTGCCGTGGATGTCAACATTTTGCAAGGGAAAATTTCGCAAACCCATCAAGGCGCTTATGGGGTGCTGTTTGTGCACCTCGATGGAGCGGCCGATGAAATCGCCCGGGCGCTTGACTATATTCAACGCCGGCAAGTGGCGGTGGAGGTGATTCACGATGCTCGCTGA